The sequence AAGTATCGCCATCTTCCTAAGTCCTAAGTTCTTTACCTCGTCTATGGCAGGCGTAACTATGTTGTAGAGCTTGATCTTGTGTGTGTAGTTTGTATTAAGTATAGCACTACTCATAGTGTTGCAAGCGACAAGGCAGTCTGTAACGCCCTTTTCGTATAAGAAGTCTAAAATATTTTCCATGCAGGAAAGAATTTCATCACGGCTCATATTGCCATAAGGCACTCTTAGGTTGTCCCCAAAGTAATTTATTTCGATCTCTTTATTAAGTTTAAGGAGCTCACGAACAACTGATAAGCCCCCTATACCTGAATCAATAACTGCTAATTTCTTCATATCACATGTCCACACGATTGTCTATCGCCTTTCTGATGGTTTCTGCGTCGTAGTAGCTAAGGTCTGCGCCCATAGGAACGCCGGTACCTATCCTAGTTACCTTGACAGTCTTGTCAGGGATGTTCTCCTTGATGTAGTTTGCTGTCGCCGTGCCTGCAACGTCTGGATCAGTTGCAATGATGAGTTCCTTTACACTGCCGTCTAGCCTTTGGAATAGCTCAGGAATGTTTATCTCCTCAGGTCCTACGCCCTCAAGCATGTTGATGGTGCCGCCTAAGACGTGATAAAGGCCGTTGTAGCCGCCTTCTCTGTCAAGGCGCATAACGTTCTCTTCCTTTTCTACTACTAATATGGTAGAGTGGTCTCTCTCATCATCGGAGCAAATTTCGCATATGTCCGCCTCGCTATAGTTACAGCAGATTTTGCATCTATGAGTAGAGTTAAGGGTCTCTTCTATGTCCCTTGCAAGACTCATAGCCTTGTCTTTGTTATTCAAAAGGTAGTAGGCGAACTTTATAGACGACTTCGAACCAAATTGCGGAAACGACTCTAAGTTTTTTACTAGCTTATCTAGCTTATCCATTATAGTCCTGGAATACCTAGGCCGCCAGTTAGCTTACCCATCTCAGTGTTCATAAGGTCATCAGCCTTGGCGATGGCTTCGTTCACTGCAACCATGATTAAGTCTTCTAGCATTTCAACGTCGTCTTTGTCAACTACTTCTGGATCTATGGTGATCGCTGTGATCTCTTTTTTGCCTGTGATCTCGACCTTAACCATGCCCTTATCTACTTCTAGGGTAGTAGCCTCGATCTCCTCTTGCTTCTTTTGCATGTTTTCTTGCGCCTTTTTTAGCTGCTTCATCATGTTATTCATGTTGCCGCCCATTTGTGGGAATCCTTTTCTCATAATTACCTCCTACTTAATTATAAGCTTGCCGCCCAAGAACTCTTTTAGATCCTCTCTGAGTTTGAGAGTCTTCTTCTCTTGGTCGGAGCTTTCAACTTTTATATCAATAATATCACTAAAGTATTTGTTGAGTGTTTCAAGTATCATGTCCTTGTTCATCTTGATAAGCGAAACGTTTGTGTCAACTGCTAC comes from Fenollaria sporofastidiosus and encodes:
- the recR gene encoding recombination mediator RecR, with the translated sequence MDKLDKLVKNLESFPQFGSKSSIKFAYYLLNNKDKAMSLARDIEETLNSTHRCKICCNYSEADICEICSDDERDHSTILVVEKEENVMRLDREGGYNGLYHVLGGTINMLEGVGPEEINIPELFQRLDGSVKELIIATDPDVAGTATANYIKENIPDKTVKVTRIGTGVPMGADLSYYDAETIRKAIDNRVDM
- a CDS encoding YbaB/EbfC family nucleoid-associated protein, giving the protein MMRKGFPQMGGNMNNMMKQLKKAQENMQKKQEEIEATTLEVDKGMVKVEITGKKEITAITIDPEVVDKDDVEMLEDLIMVAVNEAIAKADDLMNTEMGKLTGGLGIPGL